One window from the genome of Pseudanabaena yagii GIHE-NHR1 encodes:
- a CDS encoding archaeosortase/exosortase family protein, which yields MELLLQQLKRIFHHRSFWIFATLSCLATLHLYFVWRTSDKIPSLIDALGWLSIGFLLWKRKYSLKFRGSIAASVIGLVLILWMVLRHILGQYYLSKIDVLYGCFPVITCIGLLLITSGFRRLITYKNELLIAALISLPYASLYHLLKPVINLDAQLLNFMLHYLGFQTTRQGAVVSLANGSVEVMASCSSVGPILTMLPFLVVLLSIYPTSKAQTIFIYISSITSIVLINCIRLSLLAILLNRGDIDSFNYWHTGGGAGIFSNIIVFLIGGISYKVLNNSYESKIEILAVKNKV from the coding sequence ATGGAATTGCTATTACAACAGCTAAAAAGAATTTTCCACCATCGCTCTTTTTGGATATTTGCAACTCTTAGTTGTTTAGCAACATTGCATCTCTATTTTGTTTGGCGCACCTCAGATAAAATCCCCTCATTGATTGATGCTTTAGGATGGCTTAGTATTGGTTTCCTTCTATGGAAACGTAAATATAGTCTTAAGTTTCGCGGAAGTATTGCCGCATCAGTTATTGGTCTAGTTTTAATTTTATGGATGGTACTTCGACATATATTAGGTCAATATTATCTGTCGAAAATTGATGTATTATACGGCTGCTTTCCTGTCATTACTTGTATTGGGCTTTTACTGATAACTTCAGGATTTAGAAGGTTAATCACCTATAAGAATGAACTTCTCATTGCAGCCCTAATTTCATTACCCTATGCTTCTCTATATCATCTCTTGAAACCAGTTATCAACCTTGATGCCCAACTACTAAATTTCATGCTGCATTATCTAGGATTTCAAACTACTAGACAGGGAGCAGTTGTATCTTTGGCGAATGGGTCAGTCGAAGTCATGGCGAGTTGTTCTAGTGTTGGTCCTATATTAACCATGCTGCCATTTCTTGTCGTTTTACTAAGTATTTATCCTACGAGTAAAGCACAAACAATTTTCATTTATATAAGTTCGATCACTTCAATTGTTTTAATCAACTGTATTCGACTATCTTTACTTGCAATCCTTTTAAATAGAGGTGATATTGATAGCTTTAATTATTGGCATACAGGCGGAGGTGCAGGTATTTTTTCAAATATAATTGTTTTTCTAATTGGTGGCATATCTTATAAAGTGTTAAACAATTCCTATGAATCAAAAATAGAAATTTTAGCTGTAAAAAACAAAGTATAA
- a CDS encoding cyanoexosortase A system-associated protein produces MTQTYLSQTYENKKLRLISLKKIKIFCLMTVFTASSIAISISLLLPLTKNKSKFQFPNQVSLNEWQLNSSNNLQQALQNGALSAKQYSYSSSTQSDLKVDALYINGVISIPKSLEIIGLKYPSNKLRIGYLEEVGYYALFFEQERLYLSSCINSRGFTTVTEEQFIYHRPLDLNFRHISAYLMGTRDLFNSHCLFTTLSIPLDKNNMVNPQTIYMSKNAQTLEKVWIAWHQNWKNNFPIN; encoded by the coding sequence ATGACTCAAACATATTTAAGTCAAACATATGAGAATAAAAAATTAAGGCTTATATCTCTAAAAAAAATCAAAATATTTTGTTTGATGACTGTTTTTACTGCAAGCAGTATCGCTATCAGTATTTCACTATTGCTTCCCTTAACTAAAAACAAATCAAAATTCCAATTTCCTAATCAAGTATCACTGAATGAATGGCAGTTGAATTCTAGCAATAATCTACAACAAGCTTTACAAAATGGTGCACTCTCCGCTAAACAATACTCATACAGTTCATCGACACAATCTGATTTAAAAGTTGATGCACTATATATTAATGGAGTTATATCAATACCTAAATCTTTAGAAATCATAGGATTAAAATATCCTAGTAACAAATTAAGAATTGGTTATTTAGAAGAAGTAGGATATTATGCTTTATTCTTTGAGCAAGAAAGGCTTTATTTATCATCATGTATTAACTCACGTGGATTCACAACTGTGACTGAAGAGCAATTTATTTACCATCGTCCTCTTGACTTGAATTTTCGTCACATCAGTGCTTATTTGATGGGGACTCGTGATTTATTTAATAGCCACTGCTTATTCACAACCTTATCAATTCCACTGGACAAAAATAATATGGTCAATCCCCAGACAATTTATATGAGTAAAAATGCTCAAACCTTAGAAAAAGTATGGATTGCTTGGCATCAAAACTGGAAAAATAATTTCCCCATCAACTAG
- the hpsJ-A gene encoding HpsJ-like protein, cyanoexosortase A-associated: MQDIQVPAMGRQTFSTLRGIGYFLLALFFLDFFTIIIPAKFTDAVWELNTYGQIVERVPLLLLSFPLVFFGEYSARLKWEQLATKIISWLALIMAIFFLLGVPLDIVNSFRVQNLRKGEVIAKVAQQNSPLQAIAERLEKAKTDSEVKDVLKLITPQQQALVARIPKPQEVKKKLLTEITTSINQTQSQSEEVKRRISNALWKDSIKWAIAATLSGLFLVYLWMQSKWARVGINY, translated from the coding sequence ATGCAGGATATTCAAGTCCCAGCTATGGGAAGACAAACATTTAGTACTTTAAGAGGTATTGGCTATTTTCTACTGGCTTTATTCTTTTTAGATTTCTTCACGATTATAATTCCTGCAAAGTTTACAGATGCAGTTTGGGAGCTAAATACTTATGGTCAAATTGTTGAAAGAGTTCCTCTTTTACTTTTATCTTTTCCCCTAGTATTTTTTGGGGAATATAGCGCACGTCTAAAATGGGAACAGCTTGCCACCAAAATTATTTCTTGGCTAGCATTAATAATGGCAATATTTTTCTTGCTGGGTGTTCCCTTAGATATTGTCAACTCTTTTCGTGTCCAAAACCTTCGTAAAGGTGAGGTCATCGCTAAAGTTGCTCAACAAAATAGTCCGCTACAGGCGATCGCAGAACGTTTAGAGAAAGCTAAAACTGATAGTGAAGTTAAGGATGTTTTGAAATTGATTACGCCTCAACAGCAAGCCCTAGTAGCACGTATTCCCAAACCTCAGGAAGTCAAGAAAAAATTGCTCACTGAGATTACAACATCTATTAATCAAACTCAATCTCAATCAGAAGAAGTAAAAAGACGCATTAGTAATGCGCTATGGAAAGACTCTATTAAATGGGCGATCGCAGCAACTCTATCTGGTCTATTTCTTGTCTATCTTTGGATGCAATCTAAATGGGCAAGGGTAGGTATTAACTATTAA